A stretch of the Sebaldella sp. S0638 genome encodes the following:
- a CDS encoding SPFH domain-containing protein → MGIIRAVTSAAGGSLADQWLEVIEADNMGDTTVMSGGVAVHRDSKRNQNRKGTDYLITDKSVIMVGQNQFMLLVDGGKVIDYSAEAGYYTVSNSSAPSLFNGSFSEALKETFNRVKYGGVPSASQKVYFINTQEIKNIAFGTTNPVNYFDNFYNAELYLRAYGYFSIRITDPLKFYAEAIPRNAVNVNIEDIHQLYLAEFLTAFQTAINKMSADGIRISHVTSKSMELAKYMSDVLDSDWKERRGMVVESVGIASISYDEESKKLINIRNQGAMLSDPSIREGYVQGSVARGLEAAGSNEGGAGQTFMGVGMGMQSGGNFMSSASSANQAQMNQQKAENEQKAASDENTWTCSCGAKNSGQFCSECGTKKPEAKFCPECGEKLSEGAKFCTKCGKKL, encoded by the coding sequence ATGGGAATTATTCGTGCAGTAACTTCTGCCGCGGGCGGCTCTCTTGCTGATCAGTGGCTGGAAGTCATTGAAGCTGACAATATGGGGGATACTACTGTTATGTCCGGAGGTGTTGCAGTACATCGTGACAGCAAACGTAACCAAAACAGAAAAGGAACAGATTATCTGATTACTGACAAGTCAGTTATTATGGTAGGGCAGAATCAGTTTATGCTTCTTGTGGATGGAGGAAAAGTCATTGATTACAGTGCAGAAGCCGGTTATTATACTGTGAGCAACAGCTCTGCGCCGTCTTTATTTAACGGCAGCTTCAGCGAAGCTTTGAAAGAGACTTTTAACCGTGTAAAATACGGCGGAGTTCCTTCTGCATCACAAAAAGTTTACTTTATCAACACACAGGAGATCAAAAATATCGCATTCGGGACCACTAACCCTGTAAATTATTTTGATAATTTCTATAATGCAGAATTATATCTGCGTGCATATGGATATTTTTCAATAAGAATCACAGATCCGCTGAAATTTTATGCGGAAGCAATTCCGAGAAATGCCGTTAATGTTAATATTGAAGATATTCACCAGCTGTATCTTGCAGAATTCCTGACTGCTTTCCAGACTGCCATTAATAAGATGTCTGCTGACGGCATACGTATTTCTCATGTTACTTCAAAATCAATGGAACTTGCCAAATACATGTCTGATGTTCTGGACAGCGACTGGAAGGAACGTCGTGGAATGGTTGTTGAATCTGTTGGTATAGCAAGTATTTCATATGACGAAGAATCTAAAAAATTAATTAATATAAGAAATCAGGGAGCTATGTTATCTGATCCCTCTATCCGTGAAGGATATGTTCAGGGAAGCGTTGCAAGAGGACTGGAGGCTGCCGGTTCCAACGAAGGAGGAGCAGGTCAGACTTTTATGGGGGTAGGAATGGGAATGCAGTCAGGGGGCAATTTTATGTCTTCTGCGAGTTCTGCCAATCAGGCTCAGATGAATCAACAAAAAGCAGAAAATGAACAAAAGGCAGCTTCTGATGAAAATACATGGACATGCAGCTGCGGTGCCAAGAATTCCGGACAGTTCTGTTCTGAATGCGGCACAAAAAAACCTGAAGCTAAGTTTTGTCCCGAATGCGGGGAAAAACTTTCCGAAGGTGCAAAATTCTGTACTAAATGCGGAAAAAAATTATAA
- a CDS encoding formate/nitrite transporter family protein, giving the protein MFSETLEKLDEYGIKKVKYLKQSKTKYFIASVLAGFYVGLGIFLIMTVGGVTSQSGYQYKVFMGLGFGIALSLVIMVGSELFTGNNMAMFSGMLNKKITVKDGINIWIFSYIGNLAGSMLVGLLFFLSNAANKDVTAFLLNMAKSKMNTPAPDLFFKGVLCNILVCLAVLSAVKLKEETAKLIMIFWCLFAFITTGFEHSVANMSLFSAALLYPHPHEISLIGFGYNLLWVTLGNMVGGCALGGAYYIMGKK; this is encoded by the coding sequence ATGTTTAGCGAAACTTTGGAAAAACTTGACGAATACGGCATTAAAAAAGTAAAATACTTAAAACAGAGTAAGACAAAATACTTTATTGCCTCTGTCCTTGCAGGATTTTATGTGGGACTTGGAATATTTCTTATTATGACAGTAGGAGGTGTTACAAGTCAGAGCGGATATCAGTACAAAGTATTTATGGGTCTTGGTTTCGGTATAGCACTAAGCCTTGTTATTATGGTTGGTTCAGAATTATTTACAGGTAATAATATGGCTATGTTTTCAGGTATGCTGAATAAAAAAATTACTGTAAAAGACGGAATTAATATCTGGATATTCAGTTACATAGGAAATTTGGCGGGTTCTATGCTTGTGGGACTTTTATTTTTTCTTTCAAATGCTGCAAACAAAGATGTCACAGCCTTCTTACTGAATATGGCAAAATCAAAGATGAACACACCTGCACCTGATTTATTTTTTAAAGGCGTATTGTGTAATATTCTTGTCTGCCTTGCGGTTCTTTCAGCTGTTAAGCTTAAAGAGGAAACAGCAAAACTTATTATGATATTCTGGTGTCTTTTTGCATTTATCACTACAGGATTTGAACACAGCGTAGCCAATATGAGTCTGTTTTCAGCCGCGTTATTATATCCGCATCCGCATGAAATATCATTAATAGGTTTCGGATATAATTTATTATGGGTGACTCTTGGAAATATGGTTGGAGGATGTGCTTTAGGCGGTGCTTATTACATAATGGGCAAAAAATAA
- a CDS encoding FtsX-like permease family protein, with the protein MILRMVKKDFLRNKATILTLFLFIVLSSLFASAGSCMAAELTRSVKYLLEKAEVPHFIQMHTGEINRAAVEKFISGSNYVKEAQIVEMLSMGNRNIMFNSKEEKGQNDIMDISLIRQNEKFDFLLNLDNNPVSVERGKIAVPVYYMQKEKLKKGDKIRIQDGDFSTELIISDFIRDAQMNSAIIHSKRFVINEEDFKNIKNRAGKREESIEFQINDIKNLRNFAAEYSEAGFGLNGPVVDYNLFILLNAITDGIIIAAVMSVSVIINIVALLCLSFTVLASLEEDYCEIGTMKAIGMQNKDIKKIYTAKYGVITALGCVLGYFLSLTVKDFLISHINLYMGKTPSNVTEYILAAFVSLTVFLIIMLFCMLILRKFRKISAVEALRTGVKDKRKNWGIKLKNFRVFSTDIFLGIKDILVRFKLYRILFLIFFISSFLVIVPVNFLNTIKSPSFIVYTGAAESDIRIDIQQGENMESDYEKIMSYAENDRDIADISPVAAERVQIMDNEGNYEDIDIETGDFTKFQAEYIKGKAPLKNGEIALSYLNSRETGKNPGDKIILKINGSVEPMIVTGIYQDITNGGKTAKAVINNNVGQIQRYVININLRNGVETNRKIAEYKKLFTDVKITYPEEYMNQTMGETIKHLETFTLIVTAASAGIVILMTSLFIKMLLSKDKSEIYVLRKIGLSVRNIRIQYIVRMTGVIIPGILFGSIAANTAGQKITGFMWSFLGAAEIKFVIDPVKSYILCPVLLTVIVVITTMAATDSVKKFFITK; encoded by the coding sequence ATGATTTTGAGAATGGTAAAAAAGGATTTTCTGAGGAATAAGGCAACAATACTGACTTTATTTCTGTTTATAGTTCTTTCGTCATTGTTTGCCTCAGCGGGGAGCTGCATGGCAGCAGAACTTACAAGGTCAGTAAAGTATCTCTTGGAAAAGGCAGAAGTGCCGCATTTTATCCAGATGCATACCGGCGAGATAAACAGAGCTGCTGTCGAAAAATTTATTTCAGGCAGTAATTATGTAAAAGAAGCACAAATAGTGGAAATGCTAAGTATGGGAAACCGGAATATAATGTTTAACAGCAAGGAAGAAAAAGGGCAAAATGATATTATGGATATCAGTCTGATAAGGCAAAATGAGAAGTTTGATTTTCTGCTGAATCTGGATAACAATCCTGTAAGTGTAGAAAGAGGAAAAATCGCAGTTCCTGTTTACTATATGCAAAAGGAAAAACTGAAAAAAGGGGATAAAATAAGAATTCAAGACGGGGATTTTAGTACCGAACTGATAATTTCCGATTTTATAAGAGATGCACAGATGAATTCTGCAATTATACACTCAAAACGTTTTGTAATAAATGAAGAAGATTTTAAGAATATAAAAAACAGGGCAGGGAAAAGAGAAGAATCAATTGAGTTCCAAATAAATGATATAAAGAATCTCAGAAATTTTGCGGCGGAATACAGCGAAGCAGGCTTTGGATTAAACGGCCCTGTTGTTGATTATAATCTGTTTATACTTCTGAATGCCATAACAGACGGAATAATAATAGCAGCAGTTATGTCAGTGAGTGTAATAATAAATATAGTAGCACTCCTGTGTCTGAGTTTTACTGTTTTGGCCTCTCTGGAAGAGGATTACTGTGAAATAGGCACAATGAAAGCAATAGGTATGCAAAATAAAGATATAAAGAAAATATACACTGCTAAGTATGGAGTAATAACAGCTTTAGGATGTGTTTTAGGTTATTTTCTGTCATTGACCGTAAAAGATTTTCTGATATCGCATATAAATCTTTATATGGGGAAAACACCGTCAAATGTAACAGAGTATATTTTGGCAGCTTTTGTATCATTGACAGTATTTTTAATAATAATGCTGTTTTGTATGTTAATTTTGAGGAAATTCAGAAAAATAAGCGCTGTGGAAGCATTAAGAACAGGGGTAAAAGATAAGCGGAAAAATTGGGGGATAAAATTAAAAAATTTCAGAGTATTCAGCACAGATATTTTTCTTGGGATAAAAGATATTTTAGTAAGGTTTAAGCTCTACAGAATATTATTTCTGATTTTTTTTATCAGTTCTTTTCTGGTAATTGTTCCTGTAAATTTTCTGAATACAATAAAGTCACCTTCTTTTATAGTTTACACCGGGGCGGCAGAAAGTGATATAAGGATAGACATACAGCAGGGAGAAAATATGGAAAGCGACTATGAAAAGATCATGTCGTATGCAGAAAATGACCGTGATATAGCGGACATTTCACCTGTAGCAGCAGAAAGAGTCCAAATAATGGATAATGAAGGAAACTATGAGGATATTGATATTGAAACAGGCGATTTTACAAAATTTCAGGCGGAATATATAAAAGGAAAGGCACCGTTAAAAAACGGAGAGATAGCACTTTCATATTTGAACAGCAGAGAAACAGGTAAAAATCCCGGAGATAAAATTATTTTGAAAATAAATGGATCAGTCGAACCGATGATTGTTACAGGAATATATCAGGATATTACAAACGGGGGTAAAACAGCAAAAGCCGTAATAAATAACAACGTCGGGCAAATACAGCGGTATGTGATAAATATAAATCTGAGAAACGGAGTAGAGACGAATAGGAAAATAGCAGAATACAAGAAACTTTTTACTGATGTAAAGATAACGTATCCTGAGGAATACATGAACCAGACCATGGGAGAAACTATAAAACACCTTGAGACCTTTACACTTATTGTAACAGCGGCGTCGGCGGGAATAGTAATATTGATGACCTCTTTATTTATAAAAATGCTTCTTTCCAAAGATAAATCTGAAATTTACGTACTTAGAAAAATAGGTTTATCTGTAAGAAATATAAGAATACAGTATATAGTAAGAATGACAGGGGTTATTATTCCGGGAATATTGTTCGGGAGTATCGCGGCTAATACCGCAGGACAAAAAATAACAGGTTTTATGTGGTCCTTTCTGGGAGCAGCAGAAATAAAATTTGTAATAGATCCCGTTAAGAGTTATATATTATGTCCGGTACTGTTAACTGTAATTGTGGTAATAACTACAATGGCAGCAACAGATTCGGTGAAAAAATTCTTTATTACGAAATAA
- a CDS encoding HU family DNA-binding protein, translating into MNKTEMSRRVSEKSGIDFEVCRKVVDALEKVMEEELADTKGLGGKIDKIYNVMHFFKGKKEENK; encoded by the coding sequence ATGAATAAAACAGAGATGAGCAGAAGAGTATCAGAAAAATCAGGAATAGATTTTGAAGTATGCAGAAAAGTAGTAGATGCTTTAGAGAAAGTAATGGAGGAAGAATTGGCAGATACTAAAGGACTTGGCGGGAAAATTGATAAAATATATAATGTGATGCATTTTTTTAAAGGGAAAAAAGAGGAAAATAAATAA
- a CDS encoding ATP-binding cassette domain-containing protein, with protein sequence MEIILETKDIKKTYLFDKNKEQEVLKNINIKVKKGEFISVMGPSGSGKSTLLYNMCGMDRVTSGRLVFEGNDISGYSENEFSKLRLERIGFIFQHVNFLKNLNIFDNIALPAYAAKIQSRKEINKKAEELMEKTGISETGEKDITEVSGGQLQRAGICRALINNPDILFGDEPTGALNSKYTNDIMDIICRINKEGTTVLLVTHDIKVASRSEKVLFMKDGSITGEYYLGKYEGELKGREEKLSEWLMKLDF encoded by the coding sequence GTGGAAATAATACTTGAAACCAAGGATATAAAAAAGACATATCTATTTGATAAAAATAAAGAACAGGAAGTTTTGAAGAATATAAATATAAAAGTAAAAAAAGGGGAATTTATATCAGTAATGGGACCGTCAGGTTCGGGAAAATCAACTCTGCTGTATAATATGTGCGGTATGGACAGGGTAACGTCAGGGAGACTTGTTTTTGAAGGGAATGATATATCCGGATATTCGGAAAACGAATTTTCAAAATTACGTCTGGAAAGAATAGGATTTATATTTCAGCATGTGAATTTTTTGAAAAATCTGAATATTTTTGATAATATTGCACTTCCTGCATATGCGGCAAAAATTCAAAGCCGAAAGGAAATAAATAAAAAAGCCGAGGAATTAATGGAAAAAACAGGTATCAGCGAGACAGGAGAAAAAGATATAACTGAGGTATCTGGCGGACAGCTGCAAAGGGCGGGTATTTGCAGGGCATTGATAAATAATCCGGATATTCTGTTTGGCGATGAACCCACAGGTGCTCTGAATTCTAAGTATACCAATGATATAATGGATATTATATGCAGAATAAATAAAGAGGGAACAACGGTTTTACTGGTGACCCATGATATAAAAGTAGCTTCCAGAAGTGAAAAAGTGCTTTTTATGAAGGATGGAAGCATAACAGGCGAGTATTATCTCGGTAAATATGAAGGTGAACTGAAGGGCAGAGAGGAAAAGTTATCGGAATGGCTTATGAAACTGGATTTTTAG
- a CDS encoding MipA/OmpV family protein, with product MKKLSVLLALLVSTALFAEKERENSVDLGLGVFYRNSVYKEKDSNEVLPLPVAGVRYKSFYYEAPVELGYHFYDMENLTLTAYGRYNLYTGYKPKDMVDEFRDMDKRKDDFHLGLRGKYNFGPLRTGIIAHVSGDVSGQSDGMLARIEINQPVFLSEKVTVLPYAAVEYMTENYTDYYFGIKDSEAAKGINSGKSYKPDDSFNFEAGIRGMVKVNRNVNIFLSAGYTRYGDSIADSPLVRDRDIYTIGAGASYSFRF from the coding sequence ATGAAAAAATTATCAGTATTATTAGCTTTATTGGTATCAACAGCATTATTTGCAGAAAAAGAAAGAGAAAACAGTGTAGATCTGGGACTGGGAGTATTTTACAGAAACAGTGTATATAAAGAAAAAGACAGTAATGAAGTTCTGCCGCTTCCTGTGGCAGGAGTGAGATATAAAAGCTTTTATTATGAAGCACCGGTAGAATTGGGATATCACTTTTATGATATGGAAAATCTTACTTTGACAGCTTACGGAAGATATAATCTTTATACTGGATATAAACCTAAAGATATGGTGGATGAGTTCAGAGATATGGATAAGAGAAAAGATGATTTTCATTTGGGATTAAGGGGGAAATATAACTTTGGCCCGCTGCGTACAGGAATAATTGCCCATGTATCAGGAGATGTGTCAGGACAAAGTGACGGAATGCTTGCAAGGATAGAAATTAACCAGCCTGTTTTCCTTAGTGAAAAAGTTACGGTTCTTCCATATGCAGCTGTGGAATATATGACTGAAAACTACACTGATTATTACTTTGGAATAAAAGACAGCGAGGCTGCCAAAGGAATAAACAGCGGAAAAAGCTATAAACCTGATGATTCATTTAATTTTGAGGCAGGAATAAGAGGTATGGTAAAAGTAAACAGAAATGTAAATATATTTCTTAGTGCAGGATATACAAGATACGGTGACAGCATAGCAGACAGTCCGCTGGTAAGAGACAGGGATATTTATACAATAGGTGCCGGAGCATCTTATAGTTTCAGATTCTAA
- a CDS encoding TetR/AcrR family transcriptional regulator, whose translation MRVIKKPDERRNEILDAAEKLFTGKGYMKTTINDILQEVGIAKGTFYYYFKSKEEVMDAVSMRYIDLGTEAVKKITEDKNLRGTEKLRILLTQDITKSENKDEMLEEFHQAGDAEMHQRSLLMSIERLTPLITNVVLQGIEEGDFNTPYPREIVEFILVSLNIIFDEGLFKWTPEEKIQKARGMAYLMEKSLGAAEGSFDYLTDSVIVKE comes from the coding sequence ATGAGAGTTATAAAAAAGCCGGATGAGCGTAGAAATGAGATATTGGATGCAGCAGAAAAACTTTTTACCGGAAAAGGATATATGAAAACCACAATAAACGATATCTTACAGGAAGTAGGGATTGCCAAAGGGACTTTCTATTACTATTTTAAGTCAAAAGAAGAAGTTATGGATGCAGTATCAATGAGATATATTGATCTAGGAACAGAAGCAGTAAAGAAAATAACTGAAGATAAAAATCTTAGAGGAACAGAAAAGCTTAGAATACTCCTGACTCAGGATATAACTAAATCAGAAAATAAAGATGAGATGCTAGAAGAGTTTCATCAGGCGGGAGATGCGGAAATGCACCAGAGAAGTCTGCTGATGTCAATAGAACGTCTGACCCCGCTGATAACCAATGTAGTATTGCAGGGGATAGAAGAAGGAGATTTTAATACGCCGTATCCGAGAGAAATAGTGGAATTCATCCTTGTTTCCCTGAATATAATCTTTGATGAAGGATTATTCAAGTGGACTCCTGAGGAAAAAATCCAAAAAGCCAGAGGAATGGCTTACCTAATGGAAAAATCCCTTGGGGCAGCAGAAGGAAGCTTTGATTACCTTACAGACAGTGTAATAGTAAAAGAATAA